The following are encoded in a window of uncultured Ilyobacter sp. genomic DNA:
- the rodA gene encoding rod shape-determining protein RodA has product MKNNRDIRAILRKMKKMNRSLSINIMMIIAISLFSVFSATHQKTYGFFYRELVWIVIGAVVYLFFSFFNYRNYAKYSKVIYLFNIILLLSVFIFGETRLGAQRWIPLGPINLQPSEFSKLFIVLTFSELLVNKYKNNFRGMKHIFLSGIHIVPIFLLIAKQPDLGTSLVLIFLYCILIFIHGIDWKSIFVIASAGAAFLPVSYFFLLKDYQKQRILTFLNPEADMLGSGWNVIQSMIAVGSGGLFGKGFFQGTQSKLRFLPESHTDFIGAVFLEETGFVGGLVLLGLYLSLIIQISRIGSTTNDSYGKLVCYGVAAIVFFHTVVNIGMIMGVMPVTGLPLLLMSYGGSSFLFTFMMLGIVQSVKIYKD; this is encoded by the coding sequence ATGAAAAATAACAGGGATATAAGAGCTATTCTTAGAAAAATGAAAAAAATGAATAGGTCTCTTTCTATAAATATAATGATGATAATTGCCATAAGCCTTTTTTCTGTATTCAGTGCTACACACCAAAAGACTTACGGATTCTTTTACAGGGAATTGGTGTGGATAGTAATAGGAGCTGTAGTTTATCTCTTTTTTTCTTTTTTCAATTACAGAAATTATGCCAAGTATTCAAAGGTTATATATCTTTTTAACATAATTCTTCTCCTGTCAGTATTTATATTTGGTGAAACCCGTCTAGGAGCTCAGAGATGGATACCTTTAGGACCTATAAACCTACAACCATCTGAATTTTCAAAGCTTTTTATAGTACTCACCTTTTCAGAGTTGTTGGTAAATAAATACAAGAACAATTTTCGTGGTATGAAGCATATATTTTTAAGCGGAATTCATATAGTACCAATATTTCTGCTAATAGCAAAACAGCCGGATCTAGGGACCTCTTTGGTGCTTATATTTTTGTACTGTATCCTTATATTTATTCACGGAATTGACTGGAAATCTATATTTGTAATAGCTAGTGCAGGAGCCGCTTTCCTTCCGGTATCCTATTTTTTCCTTTTGAAGGACTATCAGAAACAGAGAATACTTACATTTTTAAATCCAGAGGCAGATATGCTGGGAAGTGGTTGGAATGTAATTCAGTCTATGATTGCAGTCGGATCAGGGGGATTATTTGGTAAAGGGTTTTTTCAGGGGACACAGAGTAAGCTAAGATTTCTTCCAGAATCTCATACAGATTTTATAGGGGCTGTTTTCTTAGAGGAGACCGGGTTCGTGGGAGGTTTGGTACTCTTGGGACTTTATCTGTCACTTATAATACAGATATCTAGAATTGGGAGTACTACTAATGATAGCTATGGAAAGCTGGTATGCTACGGAGTTGCGGCAATAGTATTTTTTCATACGGTGGTAAACATCGGGATGATAATGGGAGTAATGCCTGTTACGGGACTGCCACTACTTCTGATGAGTTACGGAGGAAGTTCATTTTTATTTACATTTATGATGCTAGGTATTGTGCAGAGTGTAAAGATATACAAAGATTAA
- the dut gene encoding dUTP diphosphatase — protein sequence MEKIEVKILREEEVTLPKYMTEGASGMDVCAYMDQPVILKPLGRELIPTGIKMEIPYGYEVQVRPRSGLAIKHGITLLNTPGTIDSDYRGEIKVIMVNLSSEDYEVQPGERIGQLVLQKVYQMKFSEVDSLEDTARSGGGFGHTGKK from the coding sequence TTGGAAAAGATAGAAGTTAAGATCTTGAGAGAAGAAGAGGTGACCCTTCCGAAGTACATGACTGAGGGAGCATCTGGAATGGATGTCTGTGCCTACATGGACCAACCTGTTATATTAAAACCCCTCGGAAGAGAGCTCATACCTACGGGAATAAAAATGGAAATACCCTATGGTTATGAAGTACAGGTGAGGCCAAGGAGTGGACTAGCCATAAAACATGGGATAACCCTTTTGAATACACCTGGGACTATAGATTCAGACTATAGGGGAGAGATAAAGGTAATAATGGTAAATTTGAGCAGTGAAGATTATGAGGTACAGCCTGGAGAGAGGATAGGGCAGCTTGTTCTCCAAAAGGTGTATCAGATGAAATTTAGTGAAGTGGATAGTCTAGAAGATACAGCTAGAAGCGGCGGCGGATTTGGTCACACAGGTAAAAAGTAA
- the pfkA gene encoding 6-phosphofructokinase: MIKNIGILTSGGDSPGMNAAVRAVGKLALHKGIEVYGIKRGYLGMLNDEIFKMSEEDFGGIIDRGGTTLLTARCPEFKDPKIRAIAAKNLKKRGIEGLVVIGGDGSFHGADCLFKEHDIKVVGIPGTIDNDIIGTDYTIGFDTCLNTILDAMGKINDTAISHERTILVEVMGRGAGDLALYASLAGGGDGLLIPEQDNPIEVLAYQLQKRRKIGKLHDIVLVSEGVGSAIEVAETLKEKIQTDIRPVVLGHVQRGGTPSGFDRILATKMGAKAVEILSQGHGGVMIGIEGNVIVTHPISHAWEGEKTISKEDYELALILSR; this comes from the coding sequence GTGATAAAAAACATAGGGATACTAACAAGCGGCGGAGACTCTCCCGGAATGAATGCAGCGGTAAGAGCTGTGGGGAAGTTAGCACTGCATAAAGGTATAGAGGTATACGGAATAAAAAGAGGTTATCTCGGTATGCTAAATGACGAGATATTCAAAATGTCTGAAGAGGATTTTGGAGGGATAATAGACAGAGGAGGTACAACTCTTCTAACTGCTAGATGCCCGGAATTCAAGGATCCGAAAATAAGAGCGATAGCTGCGAAGAACCTTAAAAAGCGTGGTATAGAGGGTCTTGTGGTAATCGGTGGAGATGGATCATTTCACGGGGCAGACTGTTTATTCAAAGAGCATGACATCAAAGTAGTGGGAATACCTGGGACAATAGATAATGATATTATAGGAACGGACTATACCATAGGATTTGATACCTGTCTCAATACTATTTTAGACGCCATGGGGAAAATAAATGATACCGCCATCTCCCACGAAAGGACCATTTTGGTAGAAGTGATGGGAAGAGGCGCAGGAGACTTAGCACTTTATGCATCCCTAGCAGGAGGAGGAGACGGTCTTCTCATTCCAGAGCAGGATAATCCTATAGAGGTTCTTGCCTATCAGCTTCAAAAGAGGAGGAAAATAGGAAAGCTTCATGATATAGTATTGGTTTCTGAAGGAGTCGGATCTGCTATAGAGGTGGCAGAGACTCTGAAGGAGAAGATACAGACTGATATAAGGCCTGTTGTTTTAGGCCATGTCCAAAGAGGTGGAACTCCTTCAGGTTTTGACAGGATACTTGCCACCAAAATGGGGGCAAAGGCTGTAGAGATATTATCTCAAGGTCATGGAGGGGTCATGATAGGAATAGAGGGCAATGTAATAGTTACTCACCCTATCTCTCATGCCTGGGAAGGAGAAAAAACCATCAGTAAGGAAGATTATGAACTGGCACTTATTTTATCGAGATAA
- a CDS encoding acetyl-CoA carboxylase carboxyltransferase subunit alpha yields the protein MEFEKDILELEKKIVELKEFSEAKKIDLSGEINKLKNEYDQKMKEIYSNLGPWDRVQVARHPKRPYTLDYVEHMTTDFVELHGDRLYKDDPSVVAGLCKIDGKKVMIIGHQKGREVEEKIHRNFGMANPEGYRKALRLMKMAERFNVPIVTLIDTPGAYPGIEAEKHGQGEAIARNLLEMAGLKVPIIAIVIGEGGSGGALAFGVADRVYMCENSIYSVISPEGCAAILFKDAAKAPEAAKSLRVSADSVLELGIIDGIIPEPVGGAHRNYDEMTINVKKQILESISVLQESSVEELLENRYDKFRKMGAFSE from the coding sequence ATGGAGTTTGAAAAGGATATACTTGAACTAGAGAAAAAAATAGTAGAATTGAAAGAGTTTTCTGAGGCAAAGAAAATAGATCTTTCTGGTGAGATAAATAAATTAAAGAATGAATACGATCAAAAGATGAAAGAGATATATTCTAATCTCGGTCCGTGGGACAGAGTGCAGGTAGCAAGACATCCAAAAAGACCTTACACATTAGACTATGTAGAGCATATGACAACTGACTTTGTGGAACTCCACGGAGACAGACTATATAAGGATGACCCTTCAGTAGTTGCCGGTCTCTGCAAAATAGATGGGAAAAAAGTGATGATTATAGGGCATCAAAAGGGACGTGAAGTAGAAGAAAAAATTCACAGAAACTTTGGAATGGCAAACCCAGAAGGATACAGAAAGGCTCTGAGGCTCATGAAGATGGCAGAGAGATTTAATGTACCTATAGTAACCCTCATAGACACACCTGGGGCATATCCAGGGATTGAGGCTGAAAAACACGGTCAGGGAGAAGCTATAGCTAGAAACCTTCTAGAGATGGCAGGGCTAAAGGTACCTATAATTGCCATCGTAATCGGAGAAGGTGGAAGTGGAGGGGCGCTGGCCTTTGGAGTGGCTGACAGGGTTTATATGTGTGAAAATTCAATATACTCTGTAATATCTCCAGAAGGGTGTGCAGCGATATTGTTTAAGGATGCTGCCAAAGCACCTGAGGCTGCCAAAAGCCTGAGGGTATCTGCAGACAGCGTACTAGAACTAGGAATAATAGATGGAATCATCCCGGAACCTGTGGGAGGAGCTCATAGAAATTATGATGAGATGACAATAAATGTAAAAAAACAGATTCTTGAAAGCATATCTGTACTTCAGGAAAGCAGTGTTGAAGAGCTTCTTGAAAATAGATATGATAAATTTAGAAAAATGGGTGCATTTTCTGAATAA
- a CDS encoding thermonuclease family protein — translation MKKLIYIIMLLIFSYFSKFQVEEKKSSKKNIEHSKKSEIPKEVRGKVLYIPDGDTIHITMNGEKFKIRFYGIDCPEISQPYGLEAKEFLMRHIDKNDVKVEVVEKDRYGRLVGKVYSRGVYLNELMVEEGYAWWYKNYAKKEKKMEILQIRAEKEKKGLWSQENPQAPWEYRKKK, via the coding sequence ATGAAAAAATTAATTTATATTATAATGTTACTGATATTTAGTTATTTTAGTAAATTTCAGGTAGAGGAAAAAAAATCCAGTAAAAAAAATATAGAGCACAGCAAAAAAAGCGAGATACCCAAAGAGGTAAGAGGGAAAGTATTATATATTCCAGATGGAGATACAATTCATATCACTATGAATGGAGAAAAGTTTAAAATAAGATTCTACGGGATAGACTGCCCTGAGATCTCACAACCTTATGGTCTAGAAGCCAAGGAGTTCCTCATGAGGCACATAGATAAAAATGATGTGAAAGTAGAAGTGGTGGAAAAAGACAGATACGGAAGACTTGTTGGAAAGGTTTATTCAAGGGGAGTTTACCTAAATGAACTTATGGTAGAGGAAGGATATGCCTGGTGGTACAAGAACTACGCCAAGAAAGAAAAAAAAATGGAAATACTTCAAATCAGGGCTGAAAAAGAGAAAAAAGGGCTATGGAGTCAGGAGAATCCCCAAGCACCGTGGGAATATAGGAAAAAAAAGTAA
- the accD gene encoding acetyl-CoA carboxylase, carboxyltransferase subunit beta produces MGIFSRSKKKYATISVDRSAKGKSEEVKVSGLWVKCPSCHEILYKSDIENNLQKCTNCDHYFVMNSTERVNLLIDKETFVEHDRDMISVDPLGFPGYADRYVETQKKVGMKDGVLSGTGNMNGIRVSIAVMEFNFLGGSMGSVVGEKITRAIERGIEENIPVIVVSTSGGARMHEGILSLMQMAKTSAALERLRGKGLPFISIPVNPTTGGVTASFAMLGDVNISEPDALIGFAGPRVIEQTIKQKLPEGFQKSEFLLKYGMLDVVAKREELKDTVAKILGNLL; encoded by the coding sequence TTGGGAATTTTTTCAAGAAGTAAAAAGAAGTATGCAACTATAAGTGTAGATAGAAGTGCAAAAGGAAAATCAGAAGAGGTAAAGGTATCTGGACTGTGGGTAAAATGTCCTAGTTGCCATGAAATTCTATATAAGAGTGATATTGAGAATAACCTTCAAAAATGCACCAACTGTGATCATTATTTTGTAATGAATTCCACAGAGAGGGTAAACCTTCTTATTGACAAGGAAACTTTTGTAGAACATGACAGAGATATGATATCTGTTGATCCACTTGGTTTTCCCGGATATGCAGATAGATATGTCGAGACTCAGAAAAAAGTCGGGATGAAAGACGGGGTTCTGTCTGGAACAGGAAATATGAATGGAATAAGAGTAAGTATTGCTGTAATGGAATTTAACTTCTTAGGAGGAAGTATGGGTTCTGTTGTAGGGGAAAAGATAACAAGAGCTATCGAAAGAGGTATAGAGGAAAATATTCCTGTAATAGTTGTATCAACCTCCGGCGGTGCCAGAATGCACGAGGGAATTTTATCTCTGATGCAGATGGCAAAGACATCGGCGGCATTAGAAAGACTAAGAGGAAAAGGACTTCCGTTTATATCGATACCTGTAAACCCTACTACCGGTGGAGTTACAGCTTCATTTGCAATGCTTGGAGACGTCAACATCAGTGAACCTGATGCACTTATAGGATTTGCCGGACCTAGAGTTATCGAGCAGACTATAAAACAGAAGCTCCCAGAAGGATTCCAAAAGAGTGAATTTCTTTTAAAGTACGGAATGCTAGATGTTGTGGCAAAAAGAGAGGAATTAAAAGACACAGTTGCAAAAATCCTCGGAAATCTTTTATAA
- a CDS encoding RluA family pseudouridine synthase, with product MEHKIEKNFHDTRLDKFIRKKYEGINLTEIFKLIRKGRIKVNGKKVKQNYRLQDGDVVKVFYMGGETAVKEFITLSRDEIEYIEKGIVYEDEKVLIFNKPSNMVMHKGSGHDYGLSEMLKSYYKSEEFTFINRIDKATSGLIIGAKTLPVTRELSEEMRDGDINKRYYIVVEGRVDRDEFQIKSYLKKTDTHVVELDKYEDGAKESISYFKVIQRGKNRTILEGILGTGRTHQLRVHLANLGHPIVGDAKYGENSRGEMCLFSHLTEIPSLKIKIDLPLPETFKKKLTK from the coding sequence ATGGAACATAAAATAGAAAAAAACTTTCATGATACTAGACTAGATAAGTTCATAAGAAAAAAATATGAGGGAATAAATCTTACAGAGATATTTAAACTGATAAGAAAAGGAAGAATAAAAGTAAACGGGAAAAAAGTAAAGCAGAATTACAGGCTTCAGGACGGAGATGTAGTAAAAGTATTCTATATGGGCGGAGAGACAGCTGTAAAAGAATTTATAACACTTTCCCGTGATGAGATAGAGTACATAGAAAAAGGGATAGTATATGAAGATGAAAAGGTGCTTATTTTCAATAAACCTTCTAATATGGTCATGCACAAGGGAAGCGGTCATGACTACGGCCTGTCGGAAATGCTAAAGTCCTATTATAAAAGTGAGGAGTTTACCTTTATAAACAGGATAGACAAGGCAACTTCTGGACTAATAATAGGTGCAAAGACCCTTCCTGTAACAAGAGAGCTGTCTGAAGAGATGAGAGACGGAGATATAAACAAGAGGTATTATATCGTAGTAGAGGGAAGGGTGGACAGGGATGAATTCCAGATAAAAAGCTACCTAAAAAAGACAGATACTCATGTTGTTGAACTTGATAAATATGAAGATGGTGCAAAAGAGAGTATAAGTTATTTTAAAGTTATTCAAAGAGGAAAGAACAGAACAATCCTAGAGGGAATATTAGGTACAGGACGAACTCATCAACTGAGAGTTCATCTAGCAAATCTAGGGCATCCCATAGTAGGCGATGCAAAATATGGGGAAAACAGCCGAGGAGAGATGTGCCTGTTTTCCCATCTTACAGAGATCCCATCCCTCAAAATAAAAATAGACTTACCTCTTCCTGAAACTTTTAAAAAAAAATTGACAAAATAG
- a CDS encoding pitrilysin family protein — MKIEILKLKNGIPVLIENIENLNSVALGIFVKTGAKNELPGEEGVSHLLEHMMFKGTTNRSSKEISEMIDNEGGIINAYTSKEMTVYYVQLLSHKLKVGTDILTDIFLNSTFTQENLEKEKNVVIEEIKMYEDIPEEKVHDENVRFAVNGTQSNIVLGSMESVKSITREKLVSYFEERYVPSKLVISVAGRVDKDEIMNLLNEGIGTLKRDEFEREYDGEMTINSGENLIKRDTNQMHLCFNTKGVSTTDKIRYSVSIISNILGGNMSSRLFQKIREERGLAYSVYSYNSSFEEGGLFTVYAGTTKENYREVIDMIKGEFEEIKKEGITEEELRKAKNQFLSMLTFGLETSKSRMNRMASSYLIYNRVRDLDEIIEEIEGITLEDIRGAALEIFDEKYYSWTILGDV; from the coding sequence ATGAAAATAGAGATACTGAAATTAAAAAATGGAATCCCAGTATTGATTGAGAATATAGAAAATCTGAATTCAGTAGCCCTGGGAATTTTTGTAAAAACAGGGGCCAAAAATGAGCTTCCAGGTGAAGAGGGGGTATCCCACTTATTAGAGCACATGATGTTTAAAGGAACAACCAATAGAAGTTCTAAAGAAATATCAGAGATGATAGACAACGAGGGCGGAATAATAAATGCTTATACAAGCAAAGAGATGACAGTATATTACGTACAGCTGCTTTCTCACAAGCTGAAAGTTGGAACCGATATCCTGACAGATATATTTTTAAACTCTACTTTCACCCAAGAAAATCTAGAAAAAGAAAAAAATGTTGTGATAGAAGAGATAAAAATGTATGAAGACATCCCTGAGGAAAAGGTTCATGATGAAAATGTAAGGTTTGCAGTAAATGGAACTCAATCTAACATAGTGCTAGGAAGCATGGAAAGCGTAAAGAGTATCACTAGGGAAAAACTGGTTTCTTATTTTGAAGAGAGATATGTACCTTCAAAACTCGTAATATCAGTGGCAGGGCGTGTGGATAAAGATGAGATAATGAACCTATTGAACGAAGGAATAGGAACTCTTAAAAGAGATGAATTCGAGAGAGAGTACGATGGTGAGATGACAATAAACTCAGGAGAAAACCTCATAAAGAGAGATACAAATCAGATGCATCTCTGTTTTAATACAAAAGGAGTCTCTACAACTGACAAGATAAGATACTCTGTTTCTATAATATCAAACATACTAGGCGGAAACATGAGTTCGAGACTTTTTCAGAAGATAAGGGAAGAAAGAGGTCTTGCCTACTCTGTATACAGCTATAATTCATCTTTTGAAGAGGGAGGACTATTTACAGTGTATGCAGGAACTACCAAGGAAAACTACAGAGAAGTGATCGATATGATTAAAGGCGAATTTGAAGAGATAAAAAAAGAAGGAATAACAGAGGAAGAGCTTAGAAAAGCCAAAAATCAATTTTTAAGTATGCTTACCTTTGGTCTTGAGACGAGCAAATCAAGGATGAACAGAATGGCGAGCTCTTATTTGATCTATAACAGGGTAAGAGACCTAGATGAGATAATTGAGGAGATTGAGGGCATCACTCTAGAGGATATAAGAGGTGCCGCACTTGAAATTTTTGACGAAAAATACTACTCTTGGACAATATTGGGAGATGTATAG
- a CDS encoding LptF/LptG family permease: MKRIDRYITINFIKSVVLSLFGFINIFILSQLFKVIRYVTEGRFGGVDAVYYILSLLPDIIIKVMPLAVLLGGLMTISKMASSLEIIALKTSGISFRRIVTFPILIAFLISMGVYYMNDRVYPASIKKSREIKKGGYEDIKLPESRKKAFLRGKDNYVYYAESINRITSTVVNIEILELDSNFEKLTKIITAEKGSYDRENKIWKFENVTINNLEKNSSYTLPVLQDVRYDEEPERFLAPNITPKLLTIKELRSTLGAIKQTGGNSREILMELGNRTSFSFASFVVSFLGLSLGSRYVRGASAVSVAMSIGLGYGYYIVQASMEAVSMGGVLHPFIGAWIPNVLFLGLGIYTMYRAEY; encoded by the coding sequence ATGAAGAGAATAGACAGATATATAACAATAAATTTCATAAAGTCTGTTGTTCTAAGTCTTTTTGGGTTTATAAATATCTTCATATTAAGTCAGCTCTTTAAAGTTATAAGGTATGTCACAGAGGGAAGATTTGGAGGGGTAGATGCAGTGTATTATATACTGAGCCTTCTTCCTGATATAATAATAAAAGTGATGCCTCTCGCAGTACTGCTAGGTGGACTCATGACAATAAGCAAGATGGCTAGCAGCCTAGAAATAATAGCTCTGAAGACTTCTGGGATTAGTTTCAGGAGAATAGTAACTTTTCCAATTTTAATAGCTTTTCTTATATCTATGGGTGTCTACTATATGAACGACAGAGTATACCCTGCATCAATAAAGAAATCTAGAGAGATAAAAAAAGGGGGTTATGAAGATATAAAGCTTCCTGAAAGCAGAAAAAAAGCATTTTTGAGGGGAAAAGACAACTATGTATATTATGCCGAGAGCATAAACAGGATAACTTCTACAGTCGTGAACATAGAGATACTAGAACTTGATTCAAATTTTGAAAAACTGACTAAGATAATAACTGCAGAAAAAGGTAGCTATGACAGAGAAAACAAAATATGGAAATTTGAAAATGTGACAATAAATAATCTTGAAAAAAATAGCAGTTACACCCTACCTGTTCTGCAAGACGTGAGGTATGATGAGGAACCCGAAAGATTTCTGGCTCCAAATATAACCCCTAAACTTCTTACCATAAAAGAGTTAAGGAGCACCCTTGGGGCTATAAAACAGACAGGTGGAAATTCTAGAGAAATACTTATGGAGCTTGGTAATAGAACATCTTTTTCTTTTGCCAGTTTTGTAGTTTCATTTCTAGGACTCTCCCTAGGAAGCAGATATGTGAGGGGAGCTTCTGCAGTGAGTGTGGCAATGAGCATCGGCCTCGGCTATGGGTACTACATAGTGCAGGCCTCGATGGAGGCAGTGAGTATGGGAGGTGTGCTTCACCCGTTTATAGGGGCGTGGATACCTAATGTTTTGTTTTTAGGTCTCGGTATTTATACTATGTACAGAGCCGAATATTGA
- a CDS encoding YkvA family protein: MKKADTEGYDKQYSDSKFWEKIGKFAKKAGISVIYAGILLFEVLKKPEISSKDKAIIIGALGYFITPLDLIPDMIPGGFVDDLAALLFALRRVKSNIDDETRIKAKERLKQWFSNFDEKDLREVEKIL; this comes from the coding sequence ATGAAAAAAGCAGATACTGAAGGGTATGATAAACAGTACAGTGACTCAAAATTCTGGGAAAAAATTGGAAAATTTGCTAAAAAGGCTGGGATAAGTGTTATATACGCGGGCATTTTACTGTTTGAAGTCTTGAAAAAACCGGAGATCTCTTCAAAGGATAAGGCCATAATTATAGGAGCTTTGGGTTATTTCATAACTCCTTTGGACCTTATCCCGGACATGATCCCCGGGGGATTTGTTGATGATCTAGCTGCTTTACTCTTTGCTCTTAGAAGGGTCAAGAGTAATATAGATGATGAGACAAGGATTAAAGCAAAGGAGAGACTGAAACAGTGGTTTTCAAACTTTGATGAAAAAGACCTTAGAGAGGTTGAAAAAATATTATAA
- a CDS encoding NCS2 family permease, translated as MEKVLGRDEGALERLFKLEERGSSIKQEIIGGVTTFLTMSYIIFVHPSILSSTGMDKGALITVTCLSAAIGTLISALWANAPFALAPGMGLNAFFTYTLVLGEGISWEDALGVVFMSGLFFFLMAIGGIREKIANCIPVSLKIAVTAGIGLFISFIGLQSMGLVVASPATLVTMGEFSVPVVLGVVGLIIAAILEIRQVKGGILIGIVTATVLGIIVGEVSLPSSLMSMPPSIAPIAFKLNIAGALKISLLGPIFSFMFVDLFDSLGTLIACAREIGLENKEGKIEGLGKMLHSDVISTIIGALMGTSTVTTLSESAAGIAAGARTGLASVVTASLFITSLLFTPVVGAVPAFATSPALIIVGVYMFKNIREIDFTDFKIAIPSFITILMMPLTYSISVGLSFGFVAYVVVHAGTGEFDKINPTLWFIGVLSFVNLIV; from the coding sequence ATGGAAAAGGTTTTAGGAAGAGATGAAGGAGCTCTGGAAAGGCTCTTTAAACTCGAGGAAAGAGGGAGCAGCATAAAGCAGGAGATTATAGGGGGAGTGACGACATTTCTAACCATGTCCTATATTATCTTTGTCCACCCCTCTATACTCAGTTCAACAGGTATGGACAAGGGTGCTCTTATTACGGTTACCTGCCTTTCGGCAGCCATAGGCACTTTGATATCTGCTCTCTGGGCAAATGCACCCTTTGCTCTGGCACCTGGTATGGGTCTCAATGCATTTTTTACTTACACACTGGTTTTAGGAGAGGGGATATCTTGGGAGGACGCTTTAGGAGTAGTGTTCATGTCAGGATTATTTTTCTTTCTTATGGCCATAGGAGGGATAAGGGAAAAAATAGCCAACTGCATTCCTGTTTCCCTTAAAATTGCAGTAACAGCAGGGATAGGTCTGTTTATATCTTTTATAGGACTTCAGAGCATGGGGCTTGTTGTGGCAAGTCCAGCTACCCTTGTGACAATGGGAGAATTTAGTGTTCCTGTGGTGTTAGGTGTTGTAGGGCTTATAATTGCAGCCATCCTTGAGATAAGGCAGGTAAAAGGTGGGATACTTATCGGGATAGTCACTGCAACAGTTTTGGGGATAATAGTCGGAGAGGTTAGCCTTCCTAGCAGTCTGATGTCTATGCCGCCTAGTATAGCACCAATAGCCTTTAAGCTGAATATAGCCGGTGCACTTAAGATATCACTACTGGGACCTATATTTTCGTTTATGTTCGTGGATCTCTTTGATTCTCTAGGGACTCTGATAGCTTGTGCCAGAGAGATAGGTTTGGAAAATAAAGAGGGTAAAATAGAGGGACTAGGAAAGATGCTGCATTCTGATGTGATCTCAACAATTATAGGGGCCCTTATGGGAACGAGTACAGTGACCACCCTGTCTGAATCAGCAGCAGGAATAGCAGCCGGTGCTAGGACTGGTCTTGCCTCTGTGGTAACTGCCTCTTTGTTTATTACATCCCTCTTGTTTACTCCTGTTGTGGGGGCAGTTCCTGCCTTTGCAACATCTCCGGCACTTATAATAGTAGGGGTTTATATGTTTAAAAATATAAGAGAGATAGATTTTACTGATTTTAAAATTGCAATTCCCTCTTTCATAACTATTTTGATGATGCCTCTTACATACAGTATCAGCGTGGGTCTGAGCTTTGGATTTGTTGCATATGTAGTAGTTCATGCAGGGACAGGGGAGTTTGATAAGATTAATCCTACTCTTTGGTTTATAGGGGTATTGTCTTTTGTTAATTTGATCGTTTAG